A genome region from Octopus sinensis linkage group LG26, ASM634580v1, whole genome shotgun sequence includes the following:
- the LOC115224654 gene encoding fibulin-1-like: protein MGRRECNDVNECRRNPCGKYGKCRNTIGSYKCYCSRGFKWNGRTCIDINECRRGRVCGRYARCYNTPGSYYCKCYNSGYKKIGRKCVDINECKNNPCPSDAKCYNYPGSYRCACKRGYQFVNGKCVDYNECKYRGRCEHICLNTPGSFYCRCRKGFELYKKRYCVDINECRCNNGGCPFPYRCVNKPGHHYCDCPFGFGVRGKMCHLLIPQKQLNFTLPNNQKTLPRINLPEQNSTLAPSEG from the exons ATGGGACGACGGGAATGTAATG atGTAAATGAGTGCAGACGGAATCCGTGTGGTAAATACGGGAAATGCCGCAACACAATAGGGTCCTACAAATGTTATTGTAGTCGAGGGTTTAAATGGAACGGGAGAACATGTATTG aCATCAACGAGTGTAGACGTGGGAGAGTCTGTGGTCGTTATGCAAGATGTTACAACACACCTGGTTCCTACTATTGCAAGTGCTACAACTCGGGCTACAAGAAGATCGGACGGAAATGTGTAG acATCAATGAATGTAAAAACAACCCTTGTCCTTCTGATGCCAAATGTTACAACTACCCAGGGTCTTACCGTTGTGCATGTAAACGAGGTTACCAATTTGTAAATGGAAAATGTGTTG ATTACAACGAGTGCAAATATAGAGGAAGATGTGAGCACATCTGTCTCAACACTCCCGGATCCTTCTATTGCCGCTGTAGAAAGGGTTTTGAATTATATAAGAAACGTTATTGCGTGG ACATCAACGAATGTAGGTGCAACAATGGTGGATGCCCTTTCCCTTACAGATGCGTTAACAAACCCGGGCACCACTACTGTGATTGCCCCTTCGGGTTTGGAGTTAGAGGGAAAATGTGTCACCTTTTGATACCTCAAAAGCAACTGAACTTCACTCTCCCCAATAACCAAAAAACCTTACCAAGAATTAATCTGCCAGAACAAAACTCAACTTTGGCGCCATCTGAAGGTTAA